One genomic window of uncultured Fibrobacter sp. includes the following:
- a CDS encoding deaminase, which translates to MNNNPTRTKLRDEVYTQMMVAQARLSKDQNTQMGAVLVSADGRVISTGYNGAPAGFDDETVPYTREKQKLAYDLLDADTGEVLSHHEFEANKYPFMVHAEINALHYARGKVPPGSKLYVIGFPCERCALDVSLSGVAEVFVTKDDYDPKSTLNNSRDTAYYMFAQAGIVVTLCGKRIRPVVSKPTAV; encoded by the coding sequence ATGAATAACAATCCTACCCGTACAAAGCTCCGTGACGAAGTCTATACCCAGATGATGGTGGCGCAGGCCCGCCTCTCCAAGGACCAAAATACCCAAATGGGTGCCGTGCTCGTAAGTGCCGATGGGCGCGTTATCAGCACAGGTTACAACGGGGCTCCGGCGGGATTCGACGACGAAACGGTCCCTTATACCCGCGAAAAGCAGAAGCTCGCTTACGACCTACTGGATGCGGATACGGGAGAAGTGCTGAGTCACCACGAGTTCGAGGCCAACAAATACCCCTTCATGGTGCATGCCGAAATCAATGCTCTGCATTATGCCCGCGGCAAGGTGCCTCCTGGTTCCAAGCTCTATGTTATTGGTTTCCCGTGCGAGCGCTGCGCTTTGGACGTGAGCCTTTCCGGCGTTGCAGAAGTCTTTGTGACCAAGGACGATTACGATCCCAAATCGACGCTCAACAACAGCCGCGATACGGCCTACTACATGTTTGCGCAGGCGGGAATTGTCGTCACACTTTGCGGAAAGAGAATCCGTCCGGTCGTTTCGAAACCGACTGCAGTGTGA